The following coding sequences are from one Eptesicus fuscus isolate TK198812 chromosome 7, DD_ASM_mEF_20220401, whole genome shotgun sequence window:
- the LOC103292480 gene encoding 25-hydroxyvitamin D-1 alpha hydroxylase, mitochondrial, translating to MTQTLKLASRVLHRVRCVSELGASPGSRGSGSAPRSLADIPGPSTPGFLAELFCKGGLSRLHELQVQGAARFGPVWLASFGKVRTVYVAAPTLIEQLLRQEGPRPERCSFSPWAEHRRQRQRACGLLTAEGEEWQRLRSLLAPLLLRPQAAARYARTLDDVVLDLVRRLRRQRGRGTGSPALVRDVAGEFYKFGLEGIAAVLLGSRLGCLETEVPPDTETFIRAVGSVFVSTLLTMAMPNWLHRLVPGPWGRLCQDWDQMFAFAQKHVERREAEVAKRSQGRPEEDMESGAHLTYFLFQEELPAPSILGNVTELLLAGVDTVSNTLSWALYELSRHPEVQTALHSEITAALSKGSNAHSSATVLSQLPLLKAVLKEVLRLYPVVPGNSRVPDKDIRVGDYIIPRNTLVTLCHYATSRDPAQFPEPNTFRPARWLGEGPAPHPFACLPFGFGKRSCMGRRLAELELQMALAQILTHFEVQPEPGAAPIRPMTRTVLVPERSINLQFVDR from the exons ATGACCCAGACCCTCAAGCTCGCCTCCAGGGTGTTGCATCGTGTCCGCTGTGTTTCTGAGCTGGGTGCCTCACCGGGCTCCAGAGGCTCTGGCTCAGCGCCTCGGAGCTTGGCAGACATCCCAGGCCCCTCCACGCCGGGTTTTCTTGCCGAACTtttctgcaagggagggctgtcgCGCCTACACGAGCTGCAG GTGCAGGGCGCTGCACGCTTCGGTCCCGTGTGGTTGGCCAGCTTCGGGAAGGTGCGCACGGTGTACGTGGCGGCCCCTACGCTCATCGAGCAGCTGCTGCGACAGGAGGGGCCCAGGCCCGAGCGCTGCAGCTTCTCACCGTGGGCTGAGCACCGGCGCCAGCGCCAGCGGGCTTGCGGACTGCTCACTGC GGAAGGCGAAGAATGGCAGAGGCTCCGCAGCCTCCTGGCCCCGCTCCTCCTTCGGCCTCAAGCCGCTGCCCGCTACGCCAGGACCCTGGACGACGTGGTCCTTGACCTTGTGCGGCGACTGCGGCGCCAACGGGGACGTGGTACTGGGTCGCCCGCCCTGGTTCGTGACGTAGCCGGAGAGTTTTACAAGTTTGGACTAGAAG GCATAGCAGCTGTGCTGCTGGGTTCGCGCCTGGGCTGCCTGGAGACAGAAGTGCCTCCAGACACCGAGACCTTCATCCGTGCAGTGGGATCTGTGTTTGTGTCCACACTGTTGACCATGGCGATGCCCAACTGGCTGCACCGCCTCGTGCCGGGACCCTGGGGCCGCCTCTGCCAAGACTGGGACCAGATGTTTGCATTTG CCCAGAAGCACGTGGAGCGGCGAGAGGCCGAGGTAGCCAAGAGGAGCCAGGGAAGGCCTGAGGAGGACATGGAATCTGGGGCGCACCTGACCTACTTCCTGTTCCAGGAAGAGTTGCCTGCCCCGTCCATCCTGGGGAATGTGACGGAGCTGCTACTGGCCGGAGTGGACACG GTGTCCAACACGCTCTCCTGGGCTTTATATGAACTCTCTCGGCATCCGGAAGTCCAGACGGCTCTCCACTCCGAGATCACAGCTGCCTTGAGCAAGGGGTCCAATGCCCACTCCTCAGCCACTGTTCTGTCCCAGCTGCCCCTGCTGAAGGCTGTCCTCAAGGAAGTGCTAag ACTGTACCCCGTAGTACCTGGAAATTCCCGCGTTCCAGATAAAGACATTCGTGTAGGTGATTATATCATCCCCAGAAAT ACGCTGGTCACTCTGTGTCATTACGCCACTTCAAGGGACCCTGCCCAGTTCCCAGAGCCAAATACTTTTCGCCCAGCGCgctggctgggggaaggcccagccccccacccatTTGCCTGTCTTCCCTTTGGCTTCGGCAAGCGCAGCTGCATGGGGAGACGCCTGGCAGAGCTTGAGCTGCAAATGGCTTTGGCCCAG ATCTTGACTCACTTTGAGGTACAgcctgagccaggcgctgccccaATCAGACCCATGACCCGGACTGTCCTGGTACCTGAGAGGAGCATCAACCTACAGTTTGTGGACAGATAG